aacaaggcatctgaaagaagatcataatgatcttatcatcagaaccttttacagCTTCAGACATTTTACAgcaaaacagaataaaaaaaatttcaataaacagTGTAAATAAATCTGTAGAtgctatataaataaaataaaatttcgtgTAAAATAAATCTGACGTTACTATATATAGAATCtatatcatttatatacaagataaaaacaaaaattaaaacgttTCATAAAGcgtattttacaataaaataaaagttctaaaCAAAGATTGCAAAGTATCAATTAGAAGTATTTGACTACGTCatcaatagataaaataaaatttttcagtttatatttgaaAGTGGGATAAGTGtgaaatatatcaaaatttgacaaaacAATCTTATTCCAAAGATACGGTGCGCGACAAGCAATGCAAAACTTATTAACCTTGGTTCGACAAAAAGGTTCATATGTGAGAAAATTATTTCtaagtgtatatttatttattggtttttcatAAAAGAGATCTTTAAAGACAGATAAGGataagtcatttttccacaaataCATAAAGCATTAGATATTAAACACattaagctcatatatattgagaattttcatttcaataaaaaaaaggtttggaaTCAGTGTATCGAtccgcaaaattaattaaacggatTGCATGCTTCTGACGGCGGTAAAGACAttgtaacttacttttttctgtgcttccccatacaatatttgcataatttaaataactatgcaTAAATGAGTAGTAGAGTTgggttaaactttttttacttaaatatgttctggatttatataaaattccaatgcttttggaaatttttgtgCAAATATAGTCAATAGCTTTCCATGTGATGTTTTCGTCAAGAAAAACACCCAAAAACTTTGTGACAGTGTCTTTTTATCTCAGTATCGTCAATAATAATTTTGGGCAAATTTGGGGGTAAATAAGCTTTTTCTGAGACAGGATGGAAcagaatccattttgttttgttactgtTTAGAGTtagtttattgcatttaaaccacttgaatatatttttaagttgctCGTTCATTCTAGAGAAGAGTTTGTAAATATCATTATTGGAAAGAAATAAGttggtatcatcagcaaacatgatactcattaaatttgaggctttatttaggtcgtttatataaatcaagaacaacAGTGGTCCCAAAATGGAGCCTTGGGGAACGCTACATGAAATATTTAGAAACTCATtagaataattattatttcaaaaaacaaactgctacggtttgataaatttttttttttttttagtttagaatatattttgctgtttaataaGTTACATAAGATTATCAcgtaatagaatatataaacaaataagacaatttaaaaaacagaccgggactcaaagaagatatgggTGATACAATACCACCACAATCTTTCCATAGAGCcccttgaaaaaataaaatgtcgtcaaaatgttcaaataaactGCAGATAAAAGTAAGatgtaaaaacttcaaatttaaatactcaaggatttaaaatatatacaccaTTGCATAAATAACTACAGAAGATATgtacaattaatttttcaaagaataaaaaagtaaaactattttgataaaacttaacGGAGTTCTTGTAATTCCTCCgaattaaaaatgtgtttttttgctAGCAACTTAAAtgagtttaatgattttaccatattatcttttttagcttctttttttttaaatagttccaTATTTTTGGTCCGCAAAATGCTATTGAACACTCTGTAAACTTGTTTAGTTTCTTAggcaatttaaagaaatttgattgGTTCGTTCTAAggaaatacttttcatttatattttttttaaacttacaattaaaatttactgGAGTTAGGTTATTTGTaaacttatacataaaaattaggtgttgataaatatttatttcataaatattcatcattttcatgtcAAGCATTAAGGGTTTCGTGTGCTCCGTTCTTTTTTTTCCGTATATAATTCTACACGCATGTTTTTGAACACtaagtatatttttaagtttagtagTTTGCGCGCTGCCCCATGTATTATTGGCATAACTGATAAAACAATGAATTAAAGAGatgtaaattaatttaagacATATAATATTAACATAAGGACGAACTCGGTACATCATGCCGATGGCTTTACTAACTtttgattgtaaatatttaatatgggGAAGCCAAGATAAATGCTTGTCCACAAGTATCCCTAAGAACTTTAAAGAGTCTTcctgttttatttctttattatttaaaaaaagatctgGTAGTTTGAGGGGAAGGTTTACTTCTTGcgactttttattaaataatgtatactttgtttttttaacgtttaatGAGAGTTTATTTGCTTGAAACCAatcatttatcttatttaattcaaagttcATGTCAGCATAAAGTTGCTTGATACTATAGTTGGAAAGAAagagatttgtatcatcagcaaacataattgggTTTAATTTCACTGATGCATTACTTAAGTCGTTTATATAAACTAAGAATAAGAGAGGGCCTAGTATTGATCCTTGGGGTACTCCACAGGGGAGCTTAAGAATTCCGTATTCTTTTTTATGAACATATTGTGTTCTATCAGTAAGGTAACTTTTAATCCAATTGAAGTCCTTATTAATTACCccataatactttaatttttctaaCAAGATGGAATGAtcaacagtgtcaaaagctttagttAGATCAATAAATATACCTaaggtaaatttattttcattaaagcCATTATTTATTTGATCGACTAATTCAATAATCGCATGTTCAGTTGAAAGATTTTTCTGAAATCCGAATtgttttggataaaaaaaattgttttttgttaagtgGTCaaagattctattataaattacacgttcgaatatctttgaaaatacagaaagcaATGATATAGGTCTGTAGTTAGAAACATTTGCatgatcattatttttataaactggaATTACTTTTGCGAGTTTTAGTACATCAGGAAATATTCCTTGGCCCAGTGAAAGCTTGACTATATAGAACAATGGTCTActgatgctttttttatttgaaattagtaTATTACTGGGAATACCGTCAAATCctgatgaatttttattttttatcgaaGAAAAAGCcgtttcaaattcttttaatgtcaAGTCGAAATCATACAACGTTTTATCATTTGATGGTGTTAGGTAGGTTTTATAAGAATTAAGGGGTGTTGTAATTTTGTTAGCTAGATCAAGTCCAACATTTgtgaaatatgtattaaactCTTTGGATATTTCTTTAGGACagaatatatcattattatttatattgattCGTTTGGGTAGCGAAgaagttttatctttattttttcctaGTATGCCATTAATTACAGCCCATGTTTTTTTAGTATCCAGCTTACAATTAGTAAATTGTTtactgtaataattttttttagttttttttaaaagatcgatataaaaataattgtatgctttataatttttttcattagttgtgcttttatttttaatttattatacagtTTTTGTTTGGTTCTAGAGCATTTAATAAGTGTTTTATCCATCCATGGATTAGcaagtgttttttgtttttatttttaatacttcatTTGGACAAGCTTCATTAAAAATCTCTTGGAAtttgtctaaaaataaattacatgcTTCATTTGcattttgacttttaaaaacatcactCCAATTctctaaatataatttgttcGTAAGATTGTTTTTACTATGAGTTGAAAGGTTgcgtttatttatatataaaatttttggttgATCATTTggaataacttttatattttttatggtaATGTATATTGGGAAATGGTCGCTAATATCCGTCTTAAATATTCCTGCCTCAAATGATGTTTCTAAGagattgttaataaaaatattatctattgCAGTTGCAGAAGTTCTATTAACCCGAGTCGGTTTATTAATTACTGACAAAACATTGTACTTATATAACatgtcaaaaaaagattttgtttttggaaATTTCTGGTATGTTAGTGCATTCAAGTTTATATCCCCAaggataaataatttttttttctcgttgtttgtttttaaaatacttttttcgaTAAAGTCTTGAAATGATCTAATTTTACCACTATGTGGTCGGTACACGCATccaattatactatttttgttttttgcattaattacTTCAATAAAAAGACTTTCATAATTGTTATTTGCTACacttaattgcttttttattttaaattgatactTTTTAAGTACGTAAACACCCAGTCCTCCGCCTTTTTTATTGCTTCCTCGTGGTTGGCTAATTAGTTTGTAATTTGCCAAACTATATTCGAATTCAACTCTAGAGGACTTTCTGAATCATGCCAAGTCTCTGACAGAGATATGACGTCGAACgagtaatttataataaataaaaattctttaaatttttcaaaattttgccGCATGCTTCTTATGTTTAAGTGTAATACAGAAAatgagtttaaatcttttttgattttaaattcataAGGATCAAAATATGGTGTTTTAATTAAACTCATTtgagtttctaaaaaaatatttaagttgtCATCAGAAAGATTGTTCAAAAGAATATCTTCAAAAGgatcataatttaatttttcaaaatctaattgGTCAAACACATTATTcgccatttttgataaaaaaaagaaaaaagtaaaaaatttaaataagcaaaaaaaaggtaaataaataCTCATAAGAAAATAGTATATTAAGGACATAAAATACTTTCCTTTTCTTTCCAATCACGTACGAGTAATTTATCGTACGATATGTATGCAAATTTCCCCGACTCTCTTTCCACTTTTTTTTCACGATAAATAACTTCTGAACCATTTTATGACTTTGTAATTTAATCCATAGTATTTcagtttttgtatcaaaatttgaTGATTGTACcataatttaagttaaaattaagtttttgtatcaaaatttgataattgtatcaaaatttaagttaaaattaagtttttgtatcaaaatttgaTGATTGTatcaaaatttgactttaaaatacGTCGTAAAGTTAAATGAGTATCCGTAAACTAACGCATGCGCAGAACATAGGTTTGTCTAATTTGACGATCTACTTATttaaaggccgttttccacaagacaaAATATTCGCGCAAAGCGAATATTTCGCTATGACGAAATGCTGTTTTGATTTCCACTTACCGtcttttgcgcttttttttttcgctgttaacaataaaaatggcagGAATAAGTTTACGCTGTATGTTTACCTATAggcatttattactttttttaacatactttGAAGTTCTACTTTGAAGTTCTACTTTGAAGCATGTGGAAATTTTTTTCcatgcattaattttaatatttctgtctttatatgtaagatgtgatatcgttttgtaatataataatttaatataaagttttctaTAAGAAATTATAcgaaaataaatgctaaaatcTGATATGAACATTTCTGTGACTTCAAGAATAAACAATAGGTTTAACTCCATGTAGGGTTTTTCACAAAAAGGTTTGTCTTCGTGTGGCCACTTAAAGATAAGCCTTTTTATAAAGTGTAACTTTCGGAATAGACAGTGTGcaaatttacatttgtaaattcTTGATTTAAACCTTGCTCCttatttgatgaatttactAATGCTTGCTAATGTTCAGAGTGAGTTCATAGAAAATCAATAAGAACGCCAGATTAAGAATTTTGTTTCTttaccattttaaaaacaaccagctttcgcttttttttactgttgtaTATGACATTTTGTTACtgttgtatataatattcaaaacttgattGGTTTTCGCTTATGGCAATTCGCTAAAAGTCGAAATGAATTCTTTTTTTGCTGCAGCGAAACGCTGTATCAACATAagtgcaaaaaatgttttatctgcgcatgcttatcaacaaaaaaattcccATTGCGCGAGTATTTCGTCTGTGGAAAACAGCCATAAAAAGACTGTCTGTCTTTTCAAATCTCTATTCCATCGTTGAGCATCCTTGACGTccaaaaaactattattttaaggGCATAGGCATAATGGGATATATATGGATAAGCACATTgcagtgtac
This portion of the Hydra vulgaris chromosome 13, alternate assembly HydraT2T_AEP genome encodes:
- the LOC136090057 gene encoding uncharacterized protein LOC136090057 produces the protein MANNVFDQLDFEKLNYDPFEDILLNNLSDDNLNIFLETQMSLIKTPYFDPYEFKIKKDLNSFSVLHLNIRSMRQPRGSNKKGGGLGVYVLKKYQFKIKKQLSVANNNYESLFIEVINAKNKNSIIGCVYRPHSGKIRSFQDFIEKSILKTNNEKKKLFILGDINLNALTYQKFPKTKSFFDMLYKYNVLSVINKPTRVNRTSATAIDNIFINNLLETSFEAGIFKTDISDHFPIYITIKNIKVIPNDQPKILYINKRNLSTHSKNNLTNKLYLENWSDVFKSQNANEACNLFLDKFQEIFNEACPNELDTKKTWAVINGILGKNKDKTSSLPKRININNNDIFCPKEISKEFNTYFTNVGLDLANKITTPLNSYKTYLTPSNDKTLYDFDLTLKEFETAFSSIKNKNSSGFDGIPSNILISNKKSISRPLFYIVKLSLGQGIFPDVLKLAKVIPVYKNNDHANVSNYRPISLLSVFSKIFERVIYNRIFDHLTKNNFFYPKQFGFQKNLSTEHAIIELVDQINNGFNENKFTLGIFIDLTKAFDTVDHSILLEKLKYYGVINKDFNWIKSYLTDRTQYVHKKEYGILKLPCGVPQGSILGPLLFLVYINDLSNASVKLNPIMFADDTNLFLSNYSIKQLYADMNFELNKINDWFQANKLSLNVKKTKYTLFNKKSQEVNLPLKLPDLFLNNKEIKQEDSLKFLGILVDKHLSWLPHIKYLQSKMQICLQTVFVSLSSNRIHCRKLTNRFLCIEAENIGMPSNILQLGEELQ